TCCTAGACGGTCAAGGGACGATCGTCACGGCCAACCCGTTGTTGTGCCGATGGCTCGAGTTGCCAGACCCCGAAGGCACGGCCATGACCGATTGGATCGAAAAACCCTCGGTCTGGTGTCCGCCGGGAGAGTTCGAGGCAGAACTCAAGTCGTCCTCAGGCATTGTCCGTCACGTGACCGTACGGACCGAGAAGATCTTCGACGAGCAAGGGGACTTTGCCGGTTACGGATGCCTCTTTTCAGACCAGTCCATGGTCAAAGCCCTTGAAGGACGCCTCGTGGCCGAGTTACAGCGGATGGCCAAGCTCGCTGGCGAAGACCCGCTGACGGGAGTCGCGAACCGTAGGGCGTTCGACGAGACCCTGGCCCATCTGACCCAGGCCGACGAACGGAAGTTCGGCGTGGTGCTGGCCGACCTCGACGACTTCAAGCAGGTCAACGACTCCTTCGGGCACACGGTCGGCGACCAGGTCCTCGTCGAGTTCGCAAAGAGGCTCCAGCACCTGGTCCGGGAGGGCGACCTCGTCGCACGGATCGGCGGCGACGAATTCGCCGTCCTGATGCCGAACGTCACCATCGTCGGTCTCACTGAAGCCGCGAACCGATTGCGCGAATCGCTGTGCGCCGAAATGGACGTGCGGGGACGCAAAATGACCGTGTTCGCTTCGATCGGCTACGCCCATAGCGGTCCCGACCCCAAGACCGTCGTCCAACGGGCCGACCATTGGATGTACACGCACAAGAACGTGCGGGACGCGGCCGGGATTTCGGGGATGGCCGGGCAGGACGACGACGTCAACCGTCGCGTCGTCTAGGAGCTCCGAACGCCCCGACATGGTGACGGATGCCTTCGGGCGTGACCGCGACGATGTCGAATCGGGTCGGAGCCGCATGGGTCCCGGTCTTGGTCAGGTACGCGTCCACCGCGTCGGACAGCCGGCTGGCTTTCGTATGGCCGACGGCTGCTTCCGGTGCGCCCCTGGCGCGGAACTTGACTTCGACGAAGACGAGCGTGTCGCCGTCCATGGCGACGATGTCGATCTCACCGCCGGCAGCCTTGAAGCGGCGGGTCACTAAGGTGTAACCTAATCCAAGAAGGTACTCGGCCGCACGGTCTTCGTGCCGGTTGCCTTCAGCCCGTCGGTTGGCCACGGGGCCAGTATCCCTGACCCGCAGGATCGTACGGGAAGGCCCACGACGGTCATCGGATCGACGCGGCACGCTCGGTACCATTCCCGCCTGGCCGCTCATTCCTCCCTTACCGCGCCGGCCTTGGGCGACGTCGTCCGGAGCTACGTGCCGCTCGCCGTGTCGTGGATCATGATGGCGGCCGAGGCACCGGTCTGCACAGGCACGGTGAACTCGTTGCCCGACCACCGTGTCCAGCTCGCCGCGCTACAGGTCGTGTTCGCGATGGCCTTGTTCATCGAAAGCCCGGTCATCGACCTTTTGGCGACGTCGACGACACTGGCCGGGTCGCGTTCCGACTATCAGGCGATCCGAAAGTTCACGGGCTGGCTGATGGCCTGGACGTTCGTGTTCCACTTCGTCTTGTCCGCGACGCCCGTGTTCACGTTCGTGTTCGAGACGGTCTTGCGGCAGACGACAGAGGTGGCGGAGGCGGCGCGCATCCCGATGCTGATCCTTCTTCCTTGGAGTCCGGCGATCGGTTGGCGTCGGCACGTCCAAGGACTGTTGATCCGCAACGGGACGACCCGGCCGATCGGCTTCGGCACGTTGGTCCGCATCTCGACGATCACCCTGGTCTCGGTCGTCGGGTTCGCCTCGAAGGGATTGAAAGGCGCCGAAGTGGCCGCCGTCGCGCTCAGTTGTTCGGTCGTGGCCGAAGCCGTCTATATTCATTTCGCGGGCCGGCGGGCGTTGGCGACCGTGCTCTGGCGCGAATCCGGGGGCGGGCCGCTCGATGCGAAGGCCCTGCTCCGGTTCCACCTTCCGTTGTCGCTGTCGACGATGGCGATGCTGACGACGCTTCCGATGGTCAGTTGGGCTCTGAACAAGTCGCCGGAAGGCATCCTTGCCATGAATTCGTGGCAAGTCGCATTGGGCTTGGCGTTCTTGTTCCGGACGATGACGTTCGCCCTTCCTGAGATCGTGATCTCGAATTGGCACGAGGGTTCGGGCGCAAAGCTCTTGTCACGGTTTTGCCTCGGCATCGGTGCGGGACTGTCCGCTTTGATGCTCCTCATGTCCGCGACCGGGCTCGACCGATCGTTTTTCAGTGCCGTGATCCGGGCCGACGCCGACGTGGCTTCAGGCGCCCACCAGGCGTTCTTGTGGTCGTCGGCGTTGCCTCTGCTCTCGGCGGCGACAAGCTACACGAAGGGTGTCCTCACGGCGGAGAAGGTCACCGTCACCCGCGCCGCAGCGACGGTCGCGTCCGTCGGTGTCTTGATCTCGGTGCTCCAATACGGCGTGACGGCCCGGTGGCCGGGGGTCGTCACGGCGTCGGCGGCAGTGACCGCGTCGCAGGCGGCCGAGTTCGCCGTCCTGGCCGGATTCATGGCCCTCAGGGCGCGAAAGCCGACGGCCATCGGTGGAGCACGACGCTAGGTTCCTCCAGGCCGCGCTTCAAAAAAGTCGAGAAAAATGCAACCTTCGAGGCTGTTCATGGATTACCATGTTCACTCAGAGGTCTAGCCTATGGCCCGACATTCCCTTATCCGTGCATTCACCCTCATCGAGCTGCTGGTCGTCATCGCGATCATCGCGATCTTGGCCGCCATCCTCTTCCCGGTCTTCGCCCAGGCCAAAGACGCCGCAAAGCAGACCCAGTGCCTCATGCAGATGAGGCAGATCGGCTACGCCCACATCATGTACAAGGGCGACCACGACGATTGCTGGGCTCCTGCGATCAACTTCAGCGGAGGACAGCCTGGCTATCCGCCGACCATGATCTGGATCGGTTACGACACGCGGAACACCGGTATGTTCCAGAACTTCTACGGAAGGATGGACATGCCCGCGACGCGCCCCTCGGCGCCTGCGATGTTGGACCCTTACATCAAGAACGACGACATCCGGAAGTGCCCGAAGACGCCGAACAACTACCAGATGGTCATCGCCTACAGCTGGTTCAATAAGCAGTACTACTCGGCCTACTACAGCCGTAACCCGAAGGCGCAAGGCAATGAATGGGGCCCCGGTGCCAAGGATTGCGAGTTCAAGCTGGGGACGTTCGAGTGTAAAGGGGCGAACGACTCTGAGATGGAAGACCCTGCGGGCACGATCGTCGCATGGGAACACGGGGCCCGGGTCCCGATGTGCAACTTCCTGCAGACCGACGACTGGTTCGACTCTCCCCCGAACAATCCGGCCTTGAAGGACCACTTCCAATGGCTGCACCATGACGGCGCCGTGATCATTTGGGGCGACGGACGGGCCAAGCGCATCGTCTACTCAGCCCTCAAACGGCCCTACTTCTCTGTCCGAAAAGACATCTATCAGTGAGCCCCCGGCGACCTGACGCGGCCCTGGTGCCCCTGGCGCCAGGGCCGCCGTCGTCGTTTTTGCTGCGGACCGGGATTTCCGGGCCCCCGATGCAATAGGATGTACGGGGACGAAAAGGAACTGACATGCGGCGTGCGTTCACTCTGATCGAGCTTCTGGTCGTCATCGCGATCATCGCGATCTTGGCCGCCATCCTCTTCCCCGTCTTCGTCCAAGCCAAGGAATCGGCGAAACAGACCCAGTGCATGATGCAGATGAAGCAGACCGGACTGGGGCTCATCATGTACGCGGGAGACCATGACGACACGTGGTGCCCGATGGCCAACGCGACGACGGTCGCACCTGGACGGCCGCAGCAACCTTGGATCGGATATGACACGAGGAACGCCGGCCTCATCGGCGGGTTCTACGGGGACATGACCTTACCGGCGCGGAACGCGCCCGTCGAAGGCAAGATCGACCCGTACCTGAAGAACAACAGCGTCAAGCGGTGTCCGAAAACGCCCGACGGATGGCAGCTCGCCGTCGCCTACAACCTGTGGCCGCGATGCAAGGTCCCATACCAGTGTGCGTATTCGAACTATTGGACCAGCAATCCCAAGGCCGAGTTCAACGAGTACGGGCCGGGCGCCGTCGATTACGAATCGCCCCGCGGATTCGTCGAGACCCGCGGAGTCAACGATTCCGAGATCCAAGAAAGCGCGAACACGATCGCGCTATGGGAGCACGGTGCTTGGGTCCCGGGGTGCAACTTCCTCTTCGGGCCGAACTGGTACGACAGCCCTCCCGACTCCGAGAACTTTTTGAACCATTTCCACTTCCTCCACAGGCAGGGGGCGGTGACGGTCTGGTGCGACGGGCACGTCAAGCGTATGTCCTATGGACAGTTGCGCCGTCCCATGTTTTCGGTCCGGAAGGACATTTATCAGTAGCGCACCCGGGATTCGGCCCTGGACGGCCTACAATGCTGGGATGAGGCGCGGACGCGGCTTTACGCTGATCGAGCTTTTGGTCGTGATCGCGATCATCGCGGTCCTTACAGCGGTCCTGTTCCCGGTCTTCGTCCAGGCCAAGGAATCCGCCAAGCAGACCCAGTGCATCCTGCAGATGCGGCAGATCGGCCTTGGTCTGGCCCTTTACCGGGACGCGAACGACGACGTTTGGCCCGCCACCGCGAACATGACACAGGCGCCCGGCTATCCGCCGCAAATGATGTGGATGGGCTACGACACGCGAAACGCCGGGTTGAACAGCGGGTTCTACGGCCGGATGGACCAGCCCGCCAAGTATCCGGCCGCACCCGGCATGATCGACCCCTACCTGAAAAACGAGGCGATCAAACGGTGCCCGAACACGCCGACGGGCTACCAGATGGTGATCGCCTACTCCTGGTTCAATCAGATGGAGATGCTGTCGCCGTACTACCAGACCAACCCTAAGGCGAAGGGGAACGAGTACGGCCCTGGTGGAAAGAACTGCAATTCCGTGCCCTACATGCATTGCGAAGGGGTCGGCGACTCTGAGGTCGAAGAACCGACCGCGACCCTCGTCGCCTGGGAACACGGTGCGTTCGTACCCGCCTGTAACTTCCTCCAGCGGCCCGGCTGGTTCGACGTCCCGCCGTGGACGACCAAGCGCCACTTCGAATGGCTGCACCACGAGGGCGGCGTCACGCTCTGGGCCGACAGCCGCGCAAAGAGGATCGTCTACGGCGCCTTGAGGCGGCCCTATTTCTCGGTCCGGAAGGACATCTATCGTTAGACCCGGCAATTCTGCCGAAAATGGAAACTGGCTTGACGTCGTTACGCCTCTTACTCGCCTTGACCTGCCTGCCCGATACCCATCCGGCCGGGCGGCTCGAGGTGTACGTCGACCGGATGCCCTCTCCCGAAGAGGTCGCCCAGAACGACACCGGCGCCCGGTTCGAACCGCCTTGGGG
This genomic window from Armatimonadota bacterium contains:
- a CDS encoding GGDEF domain-containing protein, with protein sequence MRPKSAFRFLFDFVSQGACFLDGQGTIVTANPLLCRWLELPDPEGTAMTDWIEKPSVWCPPGEFEAELKSSSGIVRHVTVRTEKIFDEQGDFAGYGCLFSDQSMVKALEGRLVAELQRMAKLAGEDPLTGVANRRAFDETLAHLTQADERKFGVVLADLDDFKQVNDSFGHTVGDQVLVEFAKRLQHLVREGDLVARIGGDEFAVLMPNVTIVGLTEAANRLRESLCAEMDVRGRKMTVFASIGYAHSGPDPKTVVQRADHWMYTHKNVRDAAGISGMAGQDDDVNRRVV
- a CDS encoding YraN family protein → MVPSVPRRSDDRRGPSRTILRVRDTGPVANRRAEGNRHEDRAAEYLLGLGYTLVTRRFKAAGGEIDIVAMDGDTLVFVEVKFRARGAPEAAVGHTKASRLSDAVDAYLTKTGTHAAPTRFDIVAVTPEGIRHHVGAFGAPRRRDG
- a CDS encoding prepilin-type N-terminal cleavage/methylation domain-containing protein, which encodes MARHSLIRAFTLIELLVVIAIIAILAAILFPVFAQAKDAAKQTQCLMQMRQIGYAHIMYKGDHDDCWAPAINFSGGQPGYPPTMIWIGYDTRNTGMFQNFYGRMDMPATRPSAPAMLDPYIKNDDIRKCPKTPNNYQMVIAYSWFNKQYYSAYYSRNPKAQGNEWGPGAKDCEFKLGTFECKGANDSEMEDPAGTIVAWEHGARVPMCNFLQTDDWFDSPPNNPALKDHFQWLHHDGAVIIWGDGRAKRIVYSALKRPYFSVRKDIYQ
- a CDS encoding prepilin-type N-terminal cleavage/methylation domain-containing protein is translated as MRRAFTLIELLVVIAIIAILAAILFPVFVQAKESAKQTQCMMQMKQTGLGLIMYAGDHDDTWCPMANATTVAPGRPQQPWIGYDTRNAGLIGGFYGDMTLPARNAPVEGKIDPYLKNNSVKRCPKTPDGWQLAVAYNLWPRCKVPYQCAYSNYWTSNPKAEFNEYGPGAVDYESPRGFVETRGVNDSEIQESANTIALWEHGAWVPGCNFLFGPNWYDSPPDSENFLNHFHFLHRQGAVTVWCDGHVKRMSYGQLRRPMFSVRKDIYQ
- a CDS encoding type II secretion system protein, encoding MRRGRGFTLIELLVVIAIIAVLTAVLFPVFVQAKESAKQTQCILQMRQIGLGLALYRDANDDVWPATANMTQAPGYPPQMMWMGYDTRNAGLNSGFYGRMDQPAKYPAAPGMIDPYLKNEAIKRCPNTPTGYQMVIAYSWFNQMEMLSPYYQTNPKAKGNEYGPGGKNCNSVPYMHCEGVGDSEVEEPTATLVAWEHGAFVPACNFLQRPGWFDVPPWTTKRHFEWLHHEGGVTLWADSRAKRIVYGALRRPYFSVRKDIYR